tctccaaagtccatagtttacattaggggtCATTCTTGGTGTGGTACATTCTATGAGTTGggacaaatgtatgatgacacgtatccatcattatggggtcatacagagtattttcactgccctaaacctcctctgtgttctgtttattcatctttccctcttccttagCCCTTGACAAtgactgatctttttattgtctccatagttttgccttttccagaatgtcatatagttggaatcacataatatgtagtcttttcagatgggcttctttcacttagcaatatgcactTAAGTTTCTTCAATATGTCTTTTCATGCCTTGATAGCTCATTCTTTGGGgccactgaataatattccattgtctggaagtagcacagtttatttatccattcacctaccaaaGGACATCTTGATGGCTTCCAGGTTTTGACAATTGTGAacaaagcttctataaacatccatgtgcggGCTTTCAAGTGGACATGAGTCTTCAGCTTTTTGGGGGTAagtaccaaggagtgtgattgctggattgtatggtaagagtatgtttaattttgtaagaaatgtCAAACTgccccatgtattttttaatctattttttattgaggtacagTTGACATGCaacattatatttgtttcaggtgtacaacataatgatcgAATAgctgtatatattatgaaatgatcaccaccataataagtctagttaacatccatcaccctACATAgtgacaaattttttttcttgtgataagaaattttaagatttactctcttagcaactttcaaatatgcaatacagtattctGAGctatagttgccatgctgtacattacatccccatggcttatttattttacagctggaagtttgtaccttttgacctccttcacccattttgcccacccccaaccACCCACCTCTGTCAATCACCaatgtgttctctgtatctatgagattgttttacttttttatcaaTAGGAGCAAGGACTTTGTCTAATGCTTAGAATGAGGTCTGGCATATGCTGGATGCTCAACAGAAAATGgcagaaaacaatgaatgaataattgGATCCCAGGCAGCCTTAGGGCTTACGGTAACTTGTTACTTCTCAGCAGCAGGGATCTGTGGATCTTCATTTTAATTCTCTTCCATCGTTCTCTGCTTCCTGCTATTCCCAGGCAATTCTCTCATTGCCTGGGAATAGCATCTACTCACCAAACTTTGCTCTCACAGCTTCTGCTGGTTCATCACCGTGACTTACTCACAGCTCCCCTCATGCTGCTACTGCCTCTCCCTGTGCATCTGTCCAACTTCTGCTCCCTTAGCCAACCTCCCGACTCTCCCTGACTTTCCAGCTGAAATtcgagaggcagagaatctcattGGGTCAGCCCATTTCCCACTTAGGCAGAGATTTTGGACCTTTAATTGTGTCCTAGGTCACACATCCATGCTGATTTGATCAGCTATGTCCACAGGCACAGAGCATGGCAACATAGACATAGATTATTTCACTCAGCTGAGGATACACGGATGCAGCAGTGGCTTGGGGATCAAAGCATGAGGTCCACAACCTCTTTCTAtgagccagcattaccttgatcccaaaaccagacaaaggccccaccaaaaaggagacttacagactaatatccctgatgaacatggatgcaaaaattttcaccaacatactagccaataggatccaacagtacattaaaaggattatccaccatgaccaagtgggatttattcctaggctgcaagggtggttcaacatccgcaattcaatcagtgtgatacaccacattaataaaagaaaggacaagaagcatatgatcctctcaatagatgcagaaaaagcatttgacaaagtacagcagcctttctttattaaaactcttcatagtgtAGGCATAGAGGGAATaaacctcaaaatcataaaagccatatatgaaaagcccacagcaaatatcattctctatgggaaaaaactgagagcttttccccaaagtcgggaacacggcagggatatccacactcaccactgttgttcaacatagtactagaagtcctagcctcagcaatcaaacaacaaaaagaaataaaacacatccaaatcagcaaagaagaagccaaactctcaccctttgcagacgacatgatactgtatgtggaaaacccaaaagaccccaccccaaaattgctagaactcatacaggaattcagcaacgtggcaggatataaaatcaatgtgcagaaatcagttgcatttctatacactaacaatgagacagaagaaagagaaattaaggaactgatcccatttacaattgcaccaaaacccataaatacctaggaataaacctaaccaaagaggcaaaggatctgtactctgaaaactatagaactcataaaagaaattgaggaagcacaaagaaatggaaaaacattccatgcttatggattggaagaacaaatattgctaaaatgtctatgctacctaaagcaatctatatattcaatgcaatccttatcaaaataccatcaactttttaaacagagttggaacaaataatcctaaaatttgtatggaaacagaaaagaccccaaatagccaaaggaatgttgaaaaagaaaagcaaagcttgtggcatcacaattctggacttcaatcTGTATTACAAAGCGgcaatcatcaagacaatatggtactggtgcaaaaatagacacatagatcaatggaacagaatagagaatccagaaatagaccttcaactatatggtcaactaatcttcaacaaagcgagaaagaatatccaatggaaaaaagaaaatctcctcaacaaatggtgttgggaaaattggacagccacatgcagaagagtgaaactggaccatttccttacaccatacacaaaaatagactcaaagtggatgaaagacctaagtgtgaggcAAAAATCCATCacagtcctagaggagaacacaggcagcaaccctctttgacctcagccacaactTCTTGCAACACACATCTCtgaaagcaagggaaacaaaggcaaaaacgaACTGgaacatcatcaagataaaaagcttttgcacagcaaaagaaacagtcgataaaaaccaaaggacaacccaaagaatggaagatatttgcaaatgtcttatcagataaaggactagtatccaaaatctacaaagaacttatcaaactcaacacccagacacaaataatccaatcaagaaatgggcataagacacgaacagacatttctccaaagacatacaaatggccaagagacacatgaaaaaatgctcaacatcacttggcatcagggaaatacaaatcaaaatcacaatgagataccacctcacaccagtcagaatggttcaAATTAACGAGTGGAaccaacagatgttggcgaggatgcaaggaaaggggaaccctctcacactatttgtgggaatgcaaggtggtgcatccactctggaaaacactatggagattcctcaaaaagttggaaatggagctaccctaccacccagaaATTTCACTAATAGGTATTTACCCTAATGACACAAATGTAGCGATCCAAAGGGGCATccgcatcccaatgtttatagtagcaatgtccacaatagccaaactatggaaagagcccagatgtccatcgacagatgaatggctaaagaagatgtggtgtgtgtgtgtgtatatatatatatatatatatatacacacaagggaatatttctcagccatcaaaagaatgaaatcttgccatttgcaatgacatggatggaactagaaagtattatgctaagcaaaataagttaaccagagaaagacaattaccgtatgatttcactcatatgtgaaatttaagaaacaaaacagaggagcataggggaggggagggaaaaataaaacaagatgaaatcagagagggaggaaaaccataagagactcttaactgtaggaaacaaactgagggctgctggaggggagggaggtggagggatggggtaactgggtgatgggcattaaggagggcaccggatgtaatgagcactgggtgttatatgtaactgatgaatcactggactctacctctgaaactaataaatacattatgttaaataatttaatttaaatttaaaaaataataattaaaaaaaaaaaaaatccctgagttCCAGGCTGAGTAATTCATACTTTAGGGAGACACTGAAGTCTTCTGAGAAGAGCACCGATGAACCAGATGTTTGTTTCCAGAGGTACTTTGGGTCCTCCATGAATCTTTGGGTACTGCATGAATGAGACCGTTTAGTGATGGAAGGGGATGGCACCGCAAGACAAGTTAGGAAGCCATGGCTATGGAGAGCTGATAATGCCTCTAACCCAACTAGCTGCAGGGAGAGTcaaggggagagggcagaagcAAGTGGGTCTTGAACCCGAGGATTTTCCCCAGGCATGGGAGGCTGGAGTTCAATAGAAAGGCTGGTCTAGACACGTAGCTGCTGAAGTTGCTGGGAAGGAAGAATTTACTCTCCTCTTCACGGTCCTTTGAGCAGGACTaggaatcaaattgacatgagacagattagcAAGAGAAACTCAATTTAATAGGGTAGttacagggaatccacacaggGAAATCCCAAAGACAGTGAGGGGAAGTAACAcatgagctaaggagaggggcagggatccGATGACACAGAGGGAACAAAGACCATTAGCAGGAGATCTTTGGAGAACAAAGGTGCCCTGTTATGCAAAGcagtttcttaggtaaagaggaatctTGACGAATAGTGTTCCTCCTGGTACAGGCAGGCAATTGAGGGGGAGGTAAAAaacttttcctgaatctgcttgGTTtggattgcttttttaaaaaactttcttaatatttcaattttttaaaagattttatttatttatttgagagagagtgaaagagagtgcacgagagggggcagggtcagagggagaagcagaccccccacctagcagggagtctgatgcagactcgatcccaggactccaggatcatgacctgagcctaaggccgtcacttcactgagccacccaggcgcccttaatatttaatttttaagcaatctctacacccaacatggggctcgaacacacaaccctgagatcaagagtcccacgcatCACGGACTGAGGCAGTCAGGCGCCcctgattgcttttaactcaaaatatgttcatgccaaagtggcccaccTTGGGgctgcctgcccttggcccctacaaaGTCATAAAGATGTTAGTTTAAACAATAGGATGCATGGTGTGGCAAGAGGTAAGCCAAGACAGATACTTGGGGAACACTCTTGGATGTAaagaacagatcaaagaagaaaagcttGACAAATGATCGAAATCGGAAATATTTATACAGATGAGTAGACACTCAGAGAGTCACAGCGCCTGATAAAAACAGGGAAGTGTTTCCTATACttattttctgattcttaaaAGTTCAGGTCCAGAGGACCCTGAGTTAGATCCCACTCTATTCCAAACCCCAAGCTTCTAGTCTGTTTTCCTGCAGAAAGCAATGTACTTTATGAAAATCCACAATATTCTAAAAATTCATCAGCTGGGCTGCAGTGCCACAATTAGTGGAGCTGCTGCCCCAGGAAACCCTCATCACCATTTTGCTTAGATCAGAGAGCGGATTAACTTTGATGTCTGTCTGAACCCCATGTGAGACACCACTGGTGGTCTGCTCCCTGCAagcatttaatcttcacatccaagggaagaaggagaaagtgcCAGATAGGAGCCCAAAccaattttgttttctcctcagTGACTGAGATGAAAATGTGCACCCTAGGCCTCCTTACATATTTGACTTGCATCCTGTCTCCTTCTATCCCTTGAGCTCTCTCCTCCTTTGCACAAAGACCTTCCCCCAGATCCAAATTTCCTTTGGCTTTTGCAAACATTAGCCCAGCTATGAAGCCCCAAGCCCCTTGTCTATGTCATGTGTTGGAGGTAATTGTGGGACTTGCTGCATCTATTAGGTCTTCTGTTGGTATGCAACCGAAATAGGCTCCGCCGAACTAAAATCCAAAGGGAGTTTACTGGAAGTATATGGGTGGCCTGCAGAATATAATGAACCACTGAGAATCTGACTGCAAGGGGGAATAAGAGACTCTCCAGGCTTACAGGCAAGTGGAAGATAAGCAATCATCTCATGGGGACATGCCATGGAAGAAATCCATGGCAACAgtgctgtctgtctgtccccaTGTCACCATGCTCACAATTCTTATTTCTGGGAGAAAAGGAACAATTGGACCCGGTTGGAATTGGACCCACACTCAGACAATATGAACTCACTGACTTTGCAAGGCAGTGTAGACTGGTGATAATTGCAGGTCTCTGGAGCCAGCCAGACAGGATTCGAATCCCGACTCTGCCATTTAGTAGCTATTGAGCTAGTTATTCTTGCTAAGCCCCCAGCTCCTCCCTATGCAAATGGAGAATCAGGAGCTATTATTAGGGAAGGTAGAGGGACCAAAAAGCAATTACTATCCACTGTCGCATCTTATCCCTCTACCACACTAGAGATGCCATGAGGACAACAGACTCTCTTGTTAATTCACTGCTGGCTGCATTCACCAGCATTTgaaatgtgcctggcacatggtgctTGGCTCAGTAAGCCTTTGTCAAATACACAAATACTGATGCTTCCTTTTTGTGTTCCCAATCAAGTAGTGCATTGCTTTGCTGGAGTCGGCACACAAGTATTTTCTGATTGAATCTGTGAGTCAGTGGGATCCTCGGAAATGGGGAGAACATTGGGATCAAAGAGATGAACCCATATTTGGTGGGACTCAGTGGCAAGCAAGTGATAAGTAACTAATTTTGGGTGTGATGATGCAAATAAGGTGATTATTGTATCTGTATAGATTGTGGCCTGCCCACTGGTCAGACTAAACCTGTTAGATTCACATGAGGGAACAGAGAAACCACCAGGTTACTTGCCACTTGGAGAGGGGGTGGCTCATCTGTCCCACATTAGTCCATCTCTGCCTTGGAGGCACGACTGGTAGCTCATCAGGACATCCTGGCTTTCAGGGGCTCTGTGGGTACGGCACATCCAGCCATCCTGGCGAGTTTGCTCATGGAGACAGCGAGGTCTCAGGGAGGAGCCTGTGAGATTAGGAGTCATGAAAACTAAAGCCTGGTCCTGGCTCAGCTAATGGTGTGTGACCCTAGGAAAGGTCACTGGATCTCAGTGACCTGGTCTATAAAATAGGGTGATCCTTGACTTGCAGTTCGTGGAATTGTTAAGCAAATGAAATCACACTCGTGGTGACTTCATCTGGAACTCCtgctgtaaaaacaaacaaacaaacaaacagaaaaaacaactCAAACAGGCTTCAGTGAAGAGGAGCTGAGAAGTCCAAGGGCAGATCCTTTCCAGGAACAGCTGGCCCCAGGAGCTCAAATGTAATGTCAGCAACTGACTTCTCTCCACTTCTTAGCTTCCTTCTGCTGTACTGTCCTCATTCTCAGTCTCTAAATGGTGGTGCCCAGTGGCTCCAGCATCTAATCCCCTCAAGTTCACACCCAGATTTCCAGCAGCTGGGAGAGACTATGATTGGCTCAACGTGGGTCATGTAGCCAGAAGGATGCAGCTACGCTGGATGATCCGTCCCAGTCAATACCTGTGGTGTGGGAGCTTGATCAGTCTTGGTTATATGCTTAACTctcagagctggaaaaaaaaaaaaaatcacttggtgGGGGCGCGCAGAGGAGAAGCCCAGTTTATCTCATGGATTGAGAATGGGAGAGGAGTGGTTTGCCAAAAGATATTCTGGGGCTATTAACAGAAAGATAAGTGGACACTGAGTTGCTAAAATGACAGGCACCACACCTGGGGTTTTATAACACGTGACAGAAAGCATGCTTCACAGCTCCCCTCTCTGCTGGGAAGTCCTCTGTTCTCACCCCAAGAAGCTCCTGCAAGCCTCGGAGGAGCCCTGCCTCACCCTACAGCCATCTGTCTTTCTCCACCAAACTTCTACAGCCCGCAGGACCCTATCACTCATTGGCAACAGGCTGCGCTGGGTCATTAGTTATCCTTTTTTGTAGATGTCCTGTCTCTTCATCCACGTGGCAGGATCCCAGAGAGCAAGGGTCACGTCGTATTCATCTTGGTGTCCCTCGTCGCACTTTGCCTGGTGTTTGGGGCATGGCAGATAGTCCCATAATGACTTGTCCAAAGCCGCGCGGCCAAGCCGGGGTTCCCTGACCTGTAAAAcattatgaggattaaatcagCGAGTCATAGAGGGCACGCAGCTCGAGGTAGAAAGTCACTAAAATCAAATAAGGGGTGGGGAGAATGAGAAAGCGTGGCTGATAAAGGAGGGGGGTGATAAAAGAGGTCAGGAGAATGGTGCACCGAGGGGGAGCCGGGCTGCCGGCACGGCAGGAGCCAGAAGAGGGGCCGGCAGAACCCAGCGACGCACCAGCTCCTTTTACCGCGCAGCCGGCGCGGGGCAGGCGCAACCCCCAGGGAGGGAGCGCTGGGGAAGCACCGCGCGACACGGAGGCCCCGCCCGGCCCGGCTCCACCTACCCCTAGCTCCGTCCCTGACCCCCGCCCGGCCCTAtctcgccccgccccgccgcctaGCCCCGCCTCCAAGGCCCGGAAGCGAAAGCCGCTCCGCCTCTTCCGAGCGGGGTCACGGCCCGGCGGCGCGAACTGGGACTCGCAGCGTGCGGGCCTCGCAGTGGGTCAGGGCAGCCCGGTGCCCGGCGCCATGTCCCGGAACCTGCGCACCGTGCTCATCTTCGGCGGCTTCATCTCCCTGATCGGCGCCGCCTTCTACCCTATCTACTTCCGGCCCCTAATGCGGCTGGACGAGTACCGTGAGTGACCTGTGACCCCGCGCGGTGGCCTGGTCTCAgtaacacccccctcccctccgccctgCACCTGCTCGTGGGGCCGTGGAAAGAGCTTGGCTTGGGAGTCAGGCAGGCCCGGGTTCGAATCCTGATGTGTGCGGCTTTGTGACCGTGGACAAGTGTGACGCAGTCTCTCGTACTCAGCATCCTCATCCATCAATAGCTGTTTGTAATCGGTAAAATAAGACGGTTTAGTCTTCATTGAGACTCACAGGTGGTAACGAAAGCagttggcacatagtaggttgaCACTAAATACTAGGTCATGCTCACAGGTAGCATTCGCGGAACGCTTACTGTGTCAGGCATACATTGGATCTCCCTTTGAGGTAGGTATTAAATGCGCATTTCACCGgcgggaaaactgaggctcagactgTGTAacaggcccaaggtcacacagctagtaagttgcAAGGCAAATATTCCAACCCTGGCCTGTGTCTGCAGGGCTTCTCCCACACATGGAAGCTGGGAATGGTGATACTGGAGGGAGGCAGATGGAGCCCTAATCATCCTGAGCCTGAAGGtgtttttattgcacttcatttcCACTCCCTGGGACAGCTTTGGGTGGAAATGTTTCAAACCTAAACTGTTAACCTGGGTTTTTGagtttttcctcatcttttttcaGATTCTGCCGTCTTCCTTCATTTTAAGCGGGTTGCTCACATGACAATGGTGAATATCCTGGGAGTAATTTTCCTCCTTAATCATTCAAGTTCTGTCATTCTAAAAGCCAAACTCTCCTTCCTTGAGACCTATACCTCAGCAAGGATTAGCACTTTGATACGTCTGAAACCATCTGTCAGAGAGAAAACATTAGGCATCAGAGGCTCATTTTGTTCTCCAGGAAACCTGAATCATCTTGAAGATGGAAGagggccagccctgccccctggAGA
The sequence above is a segment of the Zalophus californianus isolate mZalCal1 chromosome 2, mZalCal1.pri.v2, whole genome shotgun sequence genome. Coding sequences within it:
- the SMIM20 gene encoding small integral membrane protein 20, which gives rise to MSRNLRTVLIFGGFISLIGAAFYPIYFRPLMRLDEYQKEQAVNRAGIIQEDVQPPGLKVWSDPFGRK